A stretch of Allostreptomyces psammosilenae DNA encodes these proteins:
- a CDS encoding alpha/beta fold hydrolase, whose protein sequence is MTAAPVEISHRSITVNGLRTHVAEAGSGPLVVLLHGWPESWYAWRHQLPALAAAGYHAVAPDQRGYGGTDVPERVEDYTIVHLVDDVAALIEALGERQAVVVGHDWGAIVAWNTAQMRPERVRGVAALSIPHRWAEPTGSLPPVAGMRAAFGEDFYIVHFQRPGVADADLARDPAALFRRMLGYTGPAWTGMLSPGGGLLDSLPEPDVLPDWLTERDIAAFAAEFERSGFTGGLNWYRNMDRNWELSAGWRETPVAAPALFVVGDRDGSYASPEARELIEGRSAAVPRLHGALVLPDCGHWTQQERPAEVNAALIDFLRSLEGGRAAGEPASG, encoded by the coding sequence TCTGCGCACGCACGTCGCCGAGGCGGGCTCCGGGCCGTTGGTGGTCCTGCTGCACGGCTGGCCGGAGTCCTGGTACGCCTGGCGGCACCAGCTCCCCGCGCTGGCCGCGGCCGGCTACCACGCCGTCGCCCCCGACCAGCGCGGCTACGGCGGGACGGACGTCCCGGAACGCGTCGAGGACTACACCATCGTGCACCTGGTGGACGACGTCGCGGCGCTGATCGAGGCGCTGGGGGAGCGGCAGGCCGTCGTGGTGGGGCACGACTGGGGGGCCATCGTCGCCTGGAACACGGCGCAGATGCGGCCGGAGCGGGTCAGGGGCGTGGCCGCGCTGTCCATCCCGCACCGCTGGGCGGAGCCAACGGGCTCGCTGCCGCCGGTGGCCGGCATGCGCGCGGCCTTCGGGGAGGACTTCTACATCGTCCACTTCCAACGCCCCGGCGTCGCCGACGCGGACCTCGCCCGCGATCCCGCGGCGCTGTTCCGCCGGATGCTCGGCTACACCGGCCCGGCGTGGACCGGGATGCTCTCGCCCGGCGGAGGGCTGCTCGACTCGCTCCCCGAGCCGGACGTCCTGCCGGACTGGCTGACGGAGCGGGACATCGCCGCCTTCGCGGCGGAGTTCGAGCGGTCGGGGTTCACCGGTGGCCTGAACTGGTACCGCAACATGGACCGGAACTGGGAGCTCTCCGCCGGGTGGCGGGAGACGCCGGTCGCGGCCCCGGCCCTGTTCGTGGTCGGCGACCGCGACGGGTCCTACGCGTCACCGGAGGCCAGGGAGCTGATCGAGGGACGCTCCGCCGCCGTCCCCCGGCTGCACGGCGCCCTCGTCCTGCCGGACTGCGGCCACTGGACCCAGCAGGAACGCCCCGCCGAGGTCAACGCGGCGCTGATCGACTTCCTGCGCTCCCTGGAGGGCGGCCGGGCGGCCGGTGAGCCGGCCTCCGGCTGA
- a CDS encoding class I SAM-dependent methyltransferase: protein MTGPVTGPVAAGGSAPDGPRGPAPARRPAPDLPRPFTDVPRPAPALGRKDLDAADLRRTDLDRVDRPPAAGARPRPATRPRPEGGWSALSRGLVDRRLGEHLARHFPDGRPLRILDVGCHDPERLVLLALAGHRATGLGTDPDALRAADDLAREQPAEARARVVLRFGGPQDLGRCFRPASFDLVLHHDTAPPSVPPADQADQADQADQVGWIRAAGAVAAPTAEAAPAPAPGTPPYWPRPVRRPLDRAAGADVWGVPGLPGGWGAPGVWSLFGASGGLTPADAPAPHSSAAAAPPSPPATAPFPAAPLASGRSPYDPAATAVPATATGRAAVDGPPRRTGAPDAAVTPPGHDALLASLVRVLAPGGLLSVVLPNAAWLPLRAAAAGEWAAAAAALGAAAAGGAGPDALARTLTALGAPLLDWYGVGVFAGLGTGPVAVDDALPGGPGRGGPNRGEPARDADAVALAEDAAGRLDPYRALAPVLHLCAAKSGRR from the coding sequence GTGACCGGACCGGTCACCGGCCCGGTGGCCGCCGGAGGGAGCGCGCCGGACGGGCCGCGCGGACCGGCGCCCGCCCGCCGGCCGGCCCCGGACCTCCCGCGCCCGTTCACGGACGTGCCGCGCCCCGCGCCGGCGCTCGGCCGCAAGGACCTCGACGCCGCCGACCTGCGCCGGACCGATCTCGACCGGGTGGACCGCCCACCCGCCGCCGGGGCGCGCCCCCGCCCCGCCACCCGTCCCCGGCCGGAGGGTGGCTGGTCGGCGCTCAGCCGGGGCCTGGTCGACCGGCGCCTCGGCGAGCACCTGGCACGGCACTTTCCGGACGGCCGCCCGTTGCGGATCCTCGACGTCGGCTGCCACGACCCGGAACGGCTGGTCCTGCTCGCCCTGGCCGGACACCGCGCCACCGGGCTCGGTACCGACCCGGACGCACTGCGGGCCGCCGACGACCTGGCCCGCGAGCAGCCCGCCGAGGCGCGTGCCCGGGTGGTGCTGCGGTTCGGCGGCCCGCAGGACCTCGGCCGCTGCTTCCGGCCGGCCTCCTTCGACCTCGTGCTGCACCACGACACCGCGCCGCCCTCCGTCCCCCCGGCCGACCAGGCCGACCAGGCCGACCAGGCCGACCAGGTCGGATGGATCCGGGCCGCGGGGGCGGTCGCGGCGCCGACGGCCGAGGCGGCCCCGGCACCGGCCCCGGGCACCCCGCCGTACTGGCCGCGGCCCGTCCGGCGGCCCCTCGACCGCGCCGCCGGGGCGGACGTGTGGGGCGTGCCCGGCCTGCCGGGCGGGTGGGGTGCGCCGGGCGTGTGGAGCCTGTTCGGAGCGTCGGGCGGGCTCACCCCGGCGGACGCCCCGGCGCCGCACTCGTCCGCGGCGGCGGCTCCCCCTTCCCCGCCCGCGACCGCGCCGTTCCCGGCCGCGCCGCTCGCCTCCGGCCGCTCCCCGTACGACCCGGCCGCGACCGCCGTGCCGGCCACCGCGACGGGCCGGGCGGCCGTGGACGGGCCGCCCCGCCGGACCGGAGCCCCGGACGCCGCCGTGACCCCGCCCGGGCACGACGCCCTGCTCGCCTCGCTGGTGCGGGTGCTGGCACCCGGCGGCCTGCTCTCCGTCGTGCTGCCCAACGCGGCCTGGCTGCCCCTGCGCGCCGCCGCGGCGGGCGAGTGGGCGGCCGCCGCGGCCGCGTTGGGCGCCGCCGCGGCGGGCGGGGCCGGCCCGGACGCGCTGGCCCGCACCCTGACCGCCCTCGGCGCGCCGCTGCTCGACTGGTACGGGGTGGGGGTGTTCGCGGGACTGGGCACCGGTCCGGTGGCCGTCGACGACGCACTCCCGGGCGGACCGGGGCGTGGCGGGCCGAACCGGGGCGAGCCGGCGCGGGACGCCGACGCCGTCGCCCTGGCGGAGGACGCCGCCGGGCGCCTGGATCCCTACCGGGCCCTGGCGCCGGTGCTCCACCTCTGCGCGGCGAAGAGCGGCCGGCGGTAG
- a CDS encoding DUF3043 domain-containing protein — MSAEQSRDPQAKKGRPTPKRSEAEARRRTTVRAPKDRKEAARQARERLRAERERQRQALLNGDEAYLPPRDAGPVRRFVRDYVDSRFYLAEFFLPIAVAFMILSFIPDMTVRTTVMYVWLLAIILIVLDFFRLGVTLRGTLRNRFPDADTRGAVWYAVTRSMQMRRLRLPKAMVKRGERP, encoded by the coding sequence GTGAGCGCAGAGCAGTCCCGTGACCCCCAGGCCAAGAAGGGTCGCCCCACGCCCAAGCGCAGCGAGGCCGAGGCCAGGCGGCGCACCACCGTGCGGGCGCCGAAGGATCGCAAGGAGGCGGCCCGCCAGGCCAGGGAGCGGCTGCGGGCCGAGCGGGAGCGGCAGCGCCAGGCGCTGCTGAACGGGGACGAGGCGTACCTGCCGCCGCGCGACGCCGGACCGGTCCGGCGCTTCGTGCGGGACTACGTGGACTCCCGCTTCTACCTGGCGGAGTTCTTCCTGCCCATCGCCGTGGCCTTCATGATCCTGAGCTTCATCCCGGACATGACGGTGCGCACCACCGTGATGTACGTGTGGCTGCTGGCGATCATCCTGATCGTGCTGGACTTCTTCCGGCTGGGCGTCACGCTCCGCGGCACGCTGCGCAACCGGTTCCCGGACGCCGACACCCGCGGCGCGGTCTGGTACGCCGTGACGCGCTCCATGCAGATGCGCCGGCTGCGCCTGCCCAAGGCGATGGTCAAGCGGGGCGAGCGGCCCTGA
- a CDS encoding PspA/IM30 family protein translates to MSGVMKRMGMIFRAKANKALDRAEDPRETLDYSYQKQLELLQKVRRGVADVATSRKRLELQLQQLQAQSKKLEDQGRKALSLGREDLAREALTRRQAVQRQVEDLTVQYQTLQGEEEKLTLASQRLQAKVDAFRTRKETIKAQYSAAEAQTRIGEAFSGISEEMSDVGLAVQRAEDRTAQLQARAGAIDELLASGALEDATGTSKDDLTAELERLSGTSDVELELQRMKAEISGGPAPQALEQGSGAAGQQAAQQGQQEQQPPRYQK, encoded by the coding sequence ATGAGCGGTGTCATGAAGCGGATGGGGATGATCTTCCGCGCGAAGGCGAACAAGGCCCTGGACCGGGCCGAGGACCCGCGCGAGACCCTCGACTACTCCTACCAGAAGCAGTTGGAGCTGCTGCAGAAGGTGCGCCGCGGCGTCGCCGACGTGGCCACCTCCCGCAAGCGCCTGGAGCTGCAGCTCCAGCAGCTCCAGGCGCAGTCGAAGAAGCTGGAGGACCAGGGCCGCAAGGCGCTGTCGCTCGGCCGGGAGGACCTGGCCCGGGAGGCGCTCACCCGCCGGCAGGCCGTGCAGCGGCAGGTCGAGGACCTCACGGTGCAGTACCAGACCCTGCAGGGCGAGGAGGAGAAGCTCACGCTGGCCTCCCAGCGCCTCCAGGCCAAGGTCGACGCCTTCCGCACCCGGAAGGAGACCATCAAGGCCCAGTACTCCGCCGCCGAGGCGCAGACCCGGATCGGCGAGGCGTTCTCCGGCATCTCCGAGGAGATGAGCGACGTCGGCCTGGCGGTGCAGCGCGCCGAGGACCGCACGGCGCAGCTCCAGGCCCGCGCCGGCGCGATCGACGAGCTGCTGGCCTCCGGGGCCTTGGAGGACGCCACCGGCACCAGCAAGGACGACCTCACGGCCGAGCTGGAGCGGCTCTCCGGCACGTCCGACGTGGAGCTGGAGCTGCAGCGGATGAAGGCCGAGATCTCCGGCGGCCCGGCGCCCCAGGCGCTGGAGCAGGGCAGCGGCGCCGCCGGGCAGCAGGCCGCTCAGCAGGGGCAGCAGGAACAGCAGCCGCCTCGCTACCAGAAGTAG
- the pspAA gene encoding PspA-associated protein PspAA: MIVRIMGEGQFDLPPESLKLLDELDDHLLGAVRQGDEADFRATLSALLAAARQSGRALPPESLESSELVLPAEDATLDEVREMLSEDGLIAEGG, from the coding sequence GTGATCGTCAGGATCATGGGCGAGGGGCAGTTCGACCTGCCCCCGGAGAGCCTGAAGCTGCTCGACGAGCTCGACGACCACCTGCTGGGCGCGGTGCGGCAGGGCGACGAGGCGGACTTCCGCGCGACGCTCAGCGCACTGCTGGCCGCCGCCCGGCAGTCCGGGAGGGCGCTGCCCCCGGAGTCGCTGGAGTCGTCGGAGCTGGTGCTGCCCGCCGAGGACGCCACCCTCGACGAGGTGCGCGAGATGCTGAGCGAGGACGGGCTGATCGCGGAAGGCGGCTGA
- the htpX gene encoding zinc metalloprotease HtpX, giving the protein MARNRFAPDRGLTSRMVLTMFLLGLVYVVFVAVLVVVLRDAWPLALVIAGGLLFVQYFFSDRIALFSMHAREVTPEQAPQLHAIVDRLCALADMPKPRVAIADTDMPNAFATGRNSRRAVVCATSGILRRLEPEELESVLAHELSHVAHRDVAVMTVASFLGVLAGLLTQVGLRIGMFGGFSRDRDSNTGAVLLLVTLVSTVVYAISFLLIRALSRYRELSADRSAALLTGKPSTLAAALTKISGQMARIPTRDLRQAEPFNAFFFTPAVSGGQGLATLFSTHPPLPQRLDQLGRISRELGRY; this is encoded by the coding sequence ATGGCGAGAAACCGATTCGCACCCGACCGCGGGCTGACCTCGCGCATGGTCCTGACGATGTTCCTGCTCGGGCTGGTCTACGTGGTCTTCGTCGCCGTGCTGGTGGTGGTCCTCCGGGACGCCTGGCCGCTGGCGCTGGTGATCGCGGGTGGGCTGCTGTTCGTCCAGTACTTCTTCTCCGACCGCATCGCGCTGTTCTCCATGCACGCCCGCGAGGTCACCCCGGAACAGGCCCCGCAGCTGCACGCCATCGTGGACCGGCTGTGCGCCTTGGCGGACATGCCCAAGCCCCGGGTGGCGATCGCCGACACGGACATGCCCAACGCCTTCGCCACCGGCCGCAACAGCCGGCGGGCGGTGGTCTGCGCCACCTCCGGCATCCTGCGCCGCCTGGAACCGGAGGAGCTGGAGAGCGTGCTGGCGCACGAGCTGTCGCACGTGGCGCACCGCGACGTGGCGGTGATGACGGTCGCGTCGTTCCTCGGCGTGCTGGCCGGGCTGCTGACCCAGGTGGGCCTGCGGATCGGCATGTTCGGCGGGTTCAGCCGGGACCGGGACAGCAACACCGGCGCGGTGCTGCTCCTGGTCACGCTGGTCTCCACGGTGGTCTACGCGATCAGCTTCCTGCTCATCCGGGCGCTCTCCCGGTACCGCGAGCTGTCCGCCGACCGCTCGGCCGCGCTGCTCACCGGGAAGCCCTCCACCCTGGCGGCGGCACTGACCAAGATCAGCGGGCAGATGGCCCGGATCCCGACGCGGGACCTGCGCCAGGCCGAGCCGTTCAACGCCTTTTTCTTCACGCCCGCCGTCTCCGGCGGCCAGGGGCTGGCCACGCTCTTCTCCACGCACCCGCCGCTGCCGCAGCGCCTGGACCAGCTCGGCCGGATCTCCCGGGAGCTCGGCCGCTACTGA
- the pspAB gene encoding PspA-associated protein PspAB, producing the protein MGWLDVLLGRSKPARPDLDQLFGLPSAAVTLEAALGMRATGLGSVAYASTEGAAFLQVQQDLRALLDADVGPAGGLPVEISRDDYGYTWLLLRQEPGSEGLPALVNDVHAVNTALQDGGFGPHLLCSLVGFTDDSGRRLALVYLYKRGTFYPFAPLPAPTHRRDNALELQVRSLITDDLRLEDDLTRWFPLWGAPGL; encoded by the coding sequence ATGGGATGGCTGGACGTACTCCTCGGCCGCAGCAAGCCGGCCCGGCCCGACCTCGACCAGCTCTTCGGCCTGCCCTCGGCGGCGGTGACCCTGGAGGCCGCCCTCGGCATGCGGGCGACCGGCCTCGGCTCGGTGGCCTACGCCTCCACCGAGGGCGCCGCCTTCCTCCAGGTGCAGCAGGACCTGCGCGCGCTGCTGGACGCCGACGTCGGCCCGGCCGGCGGCCTGCCGGTGGAGATCAGCCGGGACGACTACGGCTACACCTGGCTGCTGCTCCGCCAGGAGCCCGGCTCCGAGGGCCTGCCGGCGCTGGTCAACGACGTCCACGCGGTGAACACCGCGCTGCAGGACGGCGGCTTCGGACCGCACCTGCTCTGCTCGCTGGTGGGCTTCACCGACGACTCCGGCCGCCGCCTGGCGCTGGTGTACCTCTACAAGCGCGGTACCTTCTACCCCTTCGCGCCGCTGCCCGCCCCCACGCACCGGCGCGACAACGCCCTGGAACTCCAGGTGCGGAGCCTGATCACGGACGACCTGCGCCTGGAGGACGACCTGACCCGCTGGTTCCCCCTCTGGGGCGCCCCGGGCCTGTAG
- a CDS encoding helix-turn-helix domain-containing protein, with amino-acid sequence MSSHARMREPDRTAEGYSAARRAYALGRGVRDRRRELGLTQSQLARRAGMTQSAVSRMEAGGTTPTLDLLERLAVALDADLDVSFVPRREVA; translated from the coding sequence ATGAGCTCCCACGCTCGGATGAGGGAACCCGATCGGACCGCCGAGGGGTACTCCGCCGCGCGGCGCGCGTACGCGCTGGGGCGCGGGGTGCGCGACCGCCGGCGGGAACTCGGACTCACGCAGAGCCAACTCGCCCGGCGGGCGGGAATGACCCAGTCGGCCGTCTCCCGGATGGAGGCCGGGGGCACGACGCCCACACTGGACCTGCTGGAGAGGCTGGCGGTCGCGCTCGACGCGGACCTCGACGTCTCGTTCGTGCCCCGACGAGAAGTCGCCTGA
- the nadA gene encoding quinolinate synthase NadA: MPGVEPSATALLLLGRGSDPRSERGVECPGDLPAPSDPDLVERARAAKERLGSRVFVLGHHYQRDEVIQFADVTGDSFKLSRDAAARPEAEFIVFCGVHFMAESADILTSDAQTVVLPDLAAGCSMADMATAEQVAECWDVLTEAGVADTTVPVSYMNSSADIKAFTGRHGGTICTSSNAERALRWAFEQGEKVLFLPDQHLGRNTAVRLLGMSLEDCVVYNPHKPGGGVSVEELRAAKMILWRGHCSVHGRFSLDSVEDVRARVPGVNVLVHPECKHEVVAAADYVGSTEYIINKLEEAPADSKWAIGTELNLVRRLAGRFPDKEIVFLDRTVCFCSTMNRIDLPHLVWTLESLADGKVVNRIQVDKETEHWAKAALERMLALP; this comes from the coding sequence ATGCCGGGGGTCGAACCGTCAGCCACCGCGCTGCTGCTCCTCGGCCGCGGTTCCGACCCGCGCAGCGAGCGGGGCGTGGAGTGCCCCGGCGACCTGCCCGCGCCCTCCGACCCGGACCTGGTGGAGCGCGCCCGGGCCGCGAAGGAACGTCTCGGCAGCAGGGTCTTCGTCCTCGGCCACCACTACCAGCGCGACGAGGTGATCCAGTTCGCCGACGTCACCGGGGACTCCTTCAAGCTCTCGCGTGACGCCGCCGCCCGCCCGGAGGCCGAGTTCATCGTCTTCTGCGGCGTGCACTTCATGGCCGAGAGCGCGGACATCCTGACCTCCGACGCGCAGACCGTGGTGCTCCCGGACCTCGCGGCCGGCTGTTCGATGGCCGACATGGCCACGGCGGAGCAGGTGGCCGAGTGCTGGGACGTCCTCACCGAGGCCGGCGTGGCCGACACCACCGTCCCGGTGTCGTACATGAACTCCTCCGCCGACATCAAGGCCTTCACCGGCCGCCACGGCGGCACCATCTGCACCTCCTCCAACGCCGAGCGCGCCCTGCGCTGGGCCTTCGAGCAGGGCGAGAAGGTGCTCTTCCTGCCGGACCAGCACCTCGGCCGCAACACCGCCGTGCGGCTGCTCGGCATGTCGCTGGAGGACTGCGTGGTCTACAACCCGCACAAGCCGGGCGGCGGGGTGAGCGTCGAGGAGCTGCGGGCGGCCAAGATGATCCTGTGGCGCGGGCACTGCTCCGTGCACGGCCGCTTCTCGCTGGACTCCGTGGAGGACGTGCGCGCCCGCGTCCCCGGGGTGAACGTGCTGGTGCACCCGGAGTGCAAGCACGAGGTGGTGGCCGCCGCCGACTACGTGGGCTCCACCGAGTACATCATCAACAAGCTCGAGGAGGCCCCCGCCGACTCCAAGTGGGCCATCGGCACCGAGCTGAACCTGGTGCGGCGGCTCGCCGGCCGCTTCCCCGACAAGGAGATCGTCTTCCTCGACCGGACGGTCTGCTTCTGCTCCACGATGAACCGCATCGACCTCCCCCACCTGGTGTGGACCCTGGAGTCGCTGGCCGACGGCAAGGTCGTCAACCGCATCCAGGTCGACAAGGAGACCGAGCACTGGGCCAAGGCCGCCCTGGAGCGCATGCTCGCCCTCCCGTAA
- a CDS encoding GNAT family N-acetyltransferase translates to MRIRPLTPSDQDVTAADALAERSFAALFASMGRPPAPERPDEEASLARARYRHLITTDPGGAWAAEDSAGALLGLCLATLRDGLWGLSLLVVDPASQSRGVGRALLERALGHGAEPGAGGGAAGRPLPGLIISSADPRAARRYHSAGFALAATTRFAGPVDRTRLPARPEAPVREGGAGDLGLVERVDLAARGHRRGRDPEVLLRGAALVVTDGPAGSGYALRRAGRILGAAGTTPVAARAVLTEALAGVPEGTDAAVNFVAGEQAWAVDVCLGLRLVPRAEGWLATRGFAFPGAYLPNGSYL, encoded by the coding sequence ATGCGCATACGCCCCCTCACCCCTTCCGACCAGGACGTCACGGCCGCCGACGCTCTGGCCGAACGTTCCTTCGCGGCCCTGTTCGCGTCCATGGGGCGCCCGCCGGCCCCGGAGCGGCCGGACGAGGAGGCGTCCCTCGCCCGGGCCCGCTACCGCCACCTGATCACCACGGATCCCGGTGGCGCCTGGGCCGCCGAGGACTCCGCCGGGGCGCTGCTCGGGCTGTGCCTGGCGACCCTCCGCGACGGCCTGTGGGGGCTGTCCCTGCTGGTGGTGGATCCCGCGAGCCAGTCGCGCGGGGTGGGGCGGGCGCTGCTGGAGCGGGCGCTCGGCCACGGCGCGGAACCGGGCGCCGGGGGCGGGGCGGCCGGGCGCCCGCTCCCCGGCCTGATCATCTCCTCGGCGGACCCGCGGGCGGCCCGGCGCTACCACTCGGCCGGCTTCGCCCTGGCGGCGACGACCCGGTTCGCCGGCCCGGTGGACCGCACCCGGCTGCCGGCCCGGCCGGAGGCGCCGGTGCGCGAGGGCGGCGCCGGCGACCTGGGCCTGGTGGAACGGGTCGACCTGGCCGCCCGGGGGCACCGTCGCGGGCGGGACCCGGAGGTGCTGCTGCGCGGCGCCGCCCTGGTGGTCACCGACGGCCCGGCCGGCAGCGGCTACGCCCTCCGCCGGGCGGGGCGGATCCTGGGCGCCGCCGGCACCACCCCGGTGGCGGCGCGGGCGGTGCTGACCGAGGCGCTGGCCGGGGTTCCGGAGGGCACCGACGCGGCGGTGAACTTCGTCGCGGGCGAGCAGGCGTGGGCGGTGGACGTCTGCCTGGGGCTGCGTCTGGTGCCGCGCGCCGAGGGCTGGTTGGCCACCCGCGGCTTCGCCTTCCCCGGGGCCTACCTGCCGAACGGCTCCTACCTGTGA
- a CDS encoding HesB/IscA family protein — MTVQEETVAQSGVILTDAASAKVKALLEQEGREDLALRVAVQPGGCSGLRYQLFFDERSLDGDVSADFGGVSVVTDRMSAPYLMGATIDFVDTIEKQGFTIDNPNASGSCACGDSFH; from the coding sequence ATGACCGTCCAGGAAGAAACCGTCGCGCAGAGCGGGGTCATCCTGACCGACGCCGCCTCGGCCAAGGTGAAGGCGCTGCTGGAGCAGGAGGGGCGCGAGGACCTGGCCCTGCGGGTCGCGGTCCAGCCCGGTGGCTGCTCCGGTCTGCGGTACCAGCTCTTCTTCGACGAGCGCTCGCTCGACGGGGACGTCTCCGCCGACTTCGGCGGCGTGAGCGTGGTGACCGACCGGATGAGCGCTCCCTACCTCATGGGCGCGACGATCGACTTCGTCGACACCATCGAGAAGCAGGGCTTCACCATCGACAACCCCAACGCCTCCGGCTCCTGCGCCTGCGGCGACTCCTTCCACTGA
- a CDS encoding cysteine desulfurase/sulfurtransferase TusA family protein: MPYFDAASTAPLHPVARQALLAAIDEGWADPARLYREGRRARMLLDAARETVAEELGVRRDEVSFTSSGTQAVHTGVLGALAGRRRAGRRLVVSAVEHSSVLHAADTHVAAGGTLTTVAVERSGRVAVEAFAAAVRGEADRPGGGEGEREAPGPAALACLQSANHEVGTEQPVGEVAGICREAGVPLLVDAAVSLGRAPVPDGWSLLTASARKWGGPSGIGLLVVRKGTRFVSPHPADEREGGRAPGFTDIPAAVAAAASLRAVRAEAEREGARLRELVDRIRTAVPRLVPQVEVVGDPVRRVPHIVTFSCLYVDGEALLTELDRAHFAVSSGSSCTSSTLTPSHVLRAMGVLSEGNVRVSLPAGTAEADVERFLQVLPDVVRRVRENLGAPVEAAVTAPAAPAAAPAAADPAGVSSPIPGPAEAPAPAPSSPASSPAAAGVDPDGVVVVDSLGRRCPIPVIELARRIGTVPVGTVLAVLSDDEAARLDVPAWCEMRRQEYLGEEPAGAHGADRGSAYLVRRLS, encoded by the coding sequence GTGCCCTACTTCGACGCCGCATCGACCGCCCCGCTGCACCCCGTCGCCCGCCAGGCCCTGCTGGCCGCGATCGACGAGGGGTGGGCGGATCCCGCGCGACTGTACCGGGAGGGGCGGCGCGCCCGGATGCTCCTCGACGCCGCCCGGGAGACGGTGGCCGAGGAGCTCGGCGTGCGCCGCGACGAGGTCTCCTTCACCTCCTCGGGCACCCAGGCGGTGCACACCGGGGTGCTCGGCGCGCTCGCCGGGCGGCGGCGGGCCGGGCGGCGGCTTGTCGTCTCCGCGGTGGAGCACTCCAGCGTGCTGCACGCGGCCGACACCCACGTCGCGGCGGGCGGCACGCTGACCACCGTCGCGGTGGAGCGCTCCGGCCGGGTCGCGGTGGAGGCGTTCGCGGCGGCGGTGCGCGGCGAGGCGGACCGGCCCGGTGGGGGTGAGGGTGAGCGGGAGGCGCCGGGCCCGGCGGCCCTGGCCTGCCTGCAGAGCGCCAACCACGAGGTGGGCACGGAGCAGCCCGTCGGGGAGGTGGCCGGGATCTGCCGGGAGGCCGGCGTGCCGCTGCTGGTGGACGCCGCGGTGAGCCTGGGCCGGGCGCCGGTGCCGGACGGCTGGTCGCTGCTGACCGCCAGCGCCCGCAAGTGGGGCGGCCCGTCCGGGATCGGCCTGCTGGTGGTGCGCAAGGGCACCCGCTTCGTCTCCCCGCACCCCGCGGACGAGCGGGAGGGCGGCAGGGCGCCGGGGTTCACCGACATCCCGGCGGCGGTGGCCGCCGCGGCCTCGCTGCGCGCGGTGCGGGCCGAGGCGGAGCGGGAGGGGGCGCGGCTGCGGGAGCTGGTGGACCGGATCCGGACGGCCGTCCCGCGGCTGGTGCCGCAGGTCGAGGTGGTGGGCGACCCGGTGCGCCGGGTGCCGCACATCGTCACCTTCTCCTGTCTGTACGTGGACGGCGAGGCGCTGCTGACCGAACTGGACCGGGCGCACTTCGCGGTCTCCTCCGGCTCCTCCTGCACCTCCTCCACGCTGACCCCGAGCCATGTGCTGCGGGCGATGGGGGTGCTGTCGGAGGGGAACGTGCGGGTCTCGCTGCCGGCGGGGACGGCCGAGGCCGATGTGGAGCGCTTCCTCCAGGTGCTGCCGGACGTGGTGCGGCGGGTGCGGGAGAACCTGGGCGCCCCGGTGGAGGCCGCGGTCACCGCCCCGGCGGCCCCCGCTGCCGCCCCGGCCGCCGCCGACCCCGCCGGGGTCTCCTCCCCCATCCCCGGGCCGGCGGAGGCGCCGGCTCCCGCTCCCTCCTCCCCCGCTTCCTCCCCCGCCGCCGCGGGCGTCGACCCGGACGGGGTGGTGGTCGTCGACTCGCTGGGCCGGCGCTGCCCGATCCCGGTGATCGAGCTGGCCCGGCGCATCGGGACGGTGCCGGTGGGCACCGTGCTCGCCGTGCTCTCCGACGACGAGGCGGCCCGGCTGGACGTGCCCGCCTGGTGCGAGATGCGCCGGCAGGAGTACCTGGGCGAGGAGCCGGCCGGGGCGCACGGCGCCGACCGCGGCAGCGCCTACCTGGTGCGCCGGCTCTCCTGA